The Kordia sp. SMS9 DNA window AAGCGGTTCGGAAAGCGATAACGCCTAAAACAAAAGCCATTGTTCCGGTACATTTATTTGGACAATGTGCCAATATGGACGCGATTTTAGAAATTGCCAAAGAACACGATTTATACGTCATTGAAGACAACGCGCAAGCTATTGGCGCAAGTTATACCTTTGCCGATGGAAGCGTGAAAAAAGCAGGAGGTATTGGTCATGTGGCTTCTACTTCGTTCTTTCCTTCAAAAAACTTAGGTTGTTATGGTGATGGCGGTGCAATTTTTACGAACGATGATGATTTAGCACATACCATCAGAGGAATTGTAAACCACGGAATGTACAAACGCTATCATCACGATGTTGTGGGTGTAAATTCACGCTTAGATTCAATACAAGCAACCATTTTACGTGCCAAATTGCCACATTTAGATAGGTACAACGCTGCACGCCAAAACGCTGCAAGAAAATACAATGCTGCTCTCGCTGGAAATGATAACATCATCACGCCGCAAATCACAAAAGCATGCGAAAGTCCAATCTGTACAGGATGTAACTGTCATGTATTTCATCAATACACTTTGCGTGTTGTAAATGTAGACAGAGATGCGTTGGTAAAACACTTAAATGAAAACGGGATTCCTTGCGGAGTCTACTATCCAATTCCGTTGCACTTGCAAAAAGCATACAAAGACGAACGGTATAACGAAGCAGATTTTCCTATAACAAATCAGTT harbors:
- a CDS encoding DegT/DnrJ/EryC1/StrS aminotransferase family protein, encoding MKKIQMVDLKGQYAQIKDQVDQSVLDVIASSAFINGPEVHAFQKELEEYLDVKHVIPCANGTDALQIAMMGLGLKPGDEVITADFTFAATVEVIALLQLTPVLVDVEKDSFNIDPEAVRKAITPKTKAIVPVHLFGQCANMDAILEIAKEHDLYVIEDNAQAIGASYTFADGSVKKAGGIGHVASTSFFPSKNLGCYGDGGAIFTNDDDLAHTIRGIVNHGMYKRYHHDVVGVNSRLDSIQATILRAKLPHLDRYNAARQNAARKYNAALAGNDNIITPQITKACESPICTGCNCHVFHQYTLRVVNVDRDALVKHLNENGIPCGVYYPIPLHLQKAYKDERYNEADFPITNQLVKEVISLPMHTELEDEQIEFITKTILEFINKS